A genomic region of Cannabis sativa cultivar Pink pepper isolate KNU-18-1 chromosome 1, ASM2916894v1, whole genome shotgun sequence contains the following coding sequences:
- the LOC115706645 gene encoding early nodulin-like protein 18, whose amino-acid sequence MGINTFVAGNLILFSVLIVSTALASTNHTVGGNAGWFFNATTNSSATNYTSWAAKQTFSLGDLLIFNTNSKQIVIETYNKTIYQSCTYKNSTNDDDNTIQYDGGGGKLGEALTIEVPLTIQGSTYYFSNTGDKVQCQRGMAFQIQVGNGDGFLPDLNYAPPPPPGNGVFRISSGGLYFLLLPLLLINILRFEL is encoded by the exons ATGGGGATCAACACATTCGTCGCCGGAAATCTGATCTTATTTTCGGTCCTTATCGTTTCAACAGCGTTGGCCAGCACCAATCACACCGTCGGCGGCAACGCAGGTTGGTTCTTCAACGCCACCACCAATTCCTCCGCCACTAATTACACTTCTTGGGCTGCCAAACAAACCTTCTCTCTCGGCGACTTACTCA TTTTCAATACCAACTCAAAGCAGATTGTAATCGAGACTTACAACAAAACAATATACCAGAGCTGCACTTACAAAAACTCCACCAATGACGATGACAATACGATCCAGTACGATGGCGGAGGTGGTAAATTGGGGGAGGCGTTGACTATCGAAGTACCATTGACCATCCAGGGTTCAACGTACTACTTCTCCAACACCGGCGACAAAGTCCAATGTCAACGCGGTATGGCCTTTCAGATCCAGGTCGGCAATGGCGATGGCTTTCTGCCAGACCTCAACTACGCTCCACCTCCGCCGCCCGGAAATGGTGTCTTCAGGATCAGCAGTGGGGGgctctattttcttcttcttcctctattattaattaatattttgaggtttgaattataa